From the genome of Miscanthus floridulus cultivar M001 chromosome 10, ASM1932011v1, whole genome shotgun sequence, one region includes:
- the LOC136485276 gene encoding protein ROOT HAIR DEFECTIVE 3 homolog 2-like isoform X1, with the protein MDAPGGVVGVGGRGGECHAAQVVGADGEMDAAAMERFAAAEGLRGRGLSYAVVSILGPQGSGKSTLLNHLFGTSFREMDALKGRHQTTKGIWIAKAVGIEPFTVVLDLEGMDGRERGQDDTAFEKQSALFALAVSDIVMINLWCHDIGREHAANRPLLRTVFQVLMRLFSPRKTTLLLVIRDKTKTPLEYLTQALKEDIQKIWDSVQKPEAYKEAALSDFFNVEVTALSSYEEKEELFKEQVGQLRQRFYHSTALGGLAADRRGVVPASGFCLSALQIWKVIRENKDLNLPAHKVMVATVRCEEIANEKLKNFLSDKGWLELDAAVKSGLPPSFGTKLSAILDSYLSEYDMETMYFDEGVRAAKRQQLQSSMLDHTYPAIERVMEHLHLVALNKFKSDLEQSLRNTEGFAESVRQCSQASVEEFDAGIRDTAVKHVQWDASKARNKLQEHIQAHVESIRNAKLAELKANYEKLSDAIAGPVQSILETGERDSWACIRRLYRRETENAALAFSASLSEFELDQTICSKMVSDLREHARSVVEMKAREEAGNVLMRMKERFFTVLSHDRDLMPRTWMGDEDIRSITREARLGALRLMSVMAAIRLDDKPNKIERALTTALLDGGPLSHKRSIEFASDPLASSTWEEVSPKDTLITPVQCKSIWRQFKAETEYSVAQAMSMQEAHRRSKSWLPPAWTILLLAILGYNEFMFLLRNPLYLLGLFVAFVLSYAIWLQYDITAYFRHGTLSTTLTILSRLLPTIMDIVMQIINMSHRHKHSPHPSRRPQPIHAQSFMNQTWGQPQVQYKFPDSPSSSSSSVDSNSGDDS; encoded by the exons ATGGACGCGCCGGGAGGCGTCGTCGGagtcggcggccgcggcggcgagtGCCACGCGGCGCAGGTGGTGGGCGCGGACGGCGAGATGGACGCGGCCGCCATGGAGCGGTTCGCCGCCGCCGAGGGGCTCCGGGGGCGGGGCCTCTCCTACGCCGTCGTCTCCATCCTCGGGCCCCAGGGCAGCG GGAAAAGCACCTTGCTCAACCACCTCTTCGGGACAAGCTTCAGGGAAATGGATGCCTTGAAAGGAAG GCACCAGACCACCAAGGGCATTTGGATCGCCAAGGCTGTTGGGATCGAGCCGTTCACTGTTGTGCTGGACCTGGAGGGGATGGACGGGAGGGAGCGAGGGCAG GATGATACAGCTTTCGAGAAGCAGAGTGCTCTGTTTGCTCTTGCAGTTTCAGACATTGTTATGATAAATTT GTGGTGTCATGATATTGGGCGAGAACATGCTGCTAACAGGCCTCTTTTGAGAACAGTATTTCAG GTCTTGATGCGTTTATTCAGCCCTCGCAAGACAACACTGCTACTTGTTATCCGTGATAAAACAAAG ACTCCACTAGAGTACCTAACACAAGCTCTCAAGGAGGATATTCAGAAG ATATGGGACTCTGTTCAGAAACCAGAGGCTTACAAGGAAGCAGCACTTAGTGATTTCTTCAAT GTGGAGGTCACTGCTCTATCGAGTTATGAAGAGAAAGAAGAACTATTTAAGGAGCAG GTTGGACAACTAAGGCAGAGGTTTTATCATTCAACTGCACTAGGTGGTCTTGCAGCTGATAGAAGAGGTGTGGTACCTGCTTCAGGCTTCTGTCTCAGTGCACTGCAGATTTGGAAAGTAATACGTGAAAATAAGGACCTCAACCTTCCTGCTCACAAG GTCATGGTTGCTACTGTTCGATGTGAAGAGAttgcaaatgaaaagctcaaaaaCTTTTTGTCCGATAAG GGTTGGTTGGAGCTAGATGCAGCTGTAAAATCTGGTTTGCCACCAAGCTTCGGAACGAAGCTCAGTGCTATTCTTGACTCTTATCTATCAGA GTATGACATGGAAACCATGTATTTTGATGAAGGTGTAAGAGCTGCTAAGCGGCAACAATTACAATCTTCAATGCTAGAT CACACATATCCTGCTATCGAGAGAGTAATGGAGCACCTGCATCTTGTGGCTCTTAACAAATTCAAAAGTGATCTGGAACAATCATTAAGGAACACAGAGGGATTTGCAGAATCAGTTCGTCAGTGTTCTCAAGCTTCAGTGGAAGAGTTTGATGCTGGAATAAGAG ATACAGCAGTTAAACATGTGCAGTGGGATGCTTCAAAAGCTAGGAATAAACTGCAAGAGCATATACAAGCTCATGTAGAATCTATTAGGAACGCAAAATTGGCAGAACTGAAAGCTAACTATGAG AAGCTGTCAGACGCAATTGCTGGGCCTGTACAATCAATACTGGAAACTGGCGAGAGAGACTCCTGGGCATGCATTAGGAGACTATATAGGCGTGAGACTGAAAATGCTGCTCTTGCATTCTCAGCTTCCCTTTCTGAGTTTGAACTAGACCAGACAATTTGCAGTAAGATGGTCTCAGACTTGAGGGAACATGCAAGAAGCGTAGTAGAAATGAAAGCTAGAGAAGAAGCTGGAAACGTTCTGATGCGCATGAAAGAAAG GTTTTTCACTGTGTTGAGCCATGATAGGGATTTGATGCCAAGGACATGGATGGGAGATGAGGATATCCGCTCAATCACTAGAGAAGCACGCTTAGGG GCTTTAAGACTTATGTCTGTAATGGCAGCTATTCGGTTAGATGATAAACCAAACAAAATAGAACGGGCTCTGACTACTGCTCTTTTAGATGGCGGACCCCTTTCCCACAAGAGGAGCATAGAATTTGCTTCTGATCCACTTGCTTCAAGCACGTGGGAAGAG GTTTCACCAAAGGATACACTGATTACGCCAGTGCAGTGTAAATCCATCTGGAGGCAATTCAAAGCAGAGACAGAGTATTCTGTTGCACAAGCAATGTCTATGCAG GAAGCACATAGGCGTAGCAAGAGCTGGTTGCCACCTGCATGGACTATTCTGCTTCTGGCAATACTAGGCTACAACGAATTTATGTTTCTTCTTAG GAATCCATTGTACCTTCTAGGGCTCTTTGTTGCCTTTGTGTTGTCATATGCCATATGGCTGCAATATGACATCACTGCTTATTTTCGTCATGGCACG CTGTCTACTACTCTTACGATTTTATCAAGACTACTCCCCACGATCATGGACATTGTGATGCAAATAATCAATATGAGCCACAGACACAAGCATTCCCCACATCCATCTCGCCGCCCCCAACCTATCCATGCTCAGAGCTTCATGAACCAGACGTGGGGACAGCCTCAAGTGCAGTACAAGTTTCCTGACTCGCCATCCTCATCTTCCTCGTCCGTGGACTCGAATAGCGGTGATGACTCTTGA
- the LOC136485276 gene encoding protein ROOT HAIR DEFECTIVE 3 homolog 2-like isoform X2: MDAPGGVVGVGGRGGECHAAQVVGADGEMDAAAMERFAAAEGLRGRGLSYAVVSILGPQGSGKSTLLNHLFGTSFREMDALKGRHQTTKGIWIAKAVGIEPFTVVLDLEGMDGRERGQDDTAFEKQSALFALAVSDIVMINLWCHDIGREHAANRPLLRTVFQTPLEYLTQALKEDIQKIWDSVQKPEAYKEAALSDFFNVEVTALSSYEEKEELFKEQVGQLRQRFYHSTALGGLAADRRGVVPASGFCLSALQIWKVIRENKDLNLPAHKVMVATVRCEEIANEKLKNFLSDKGWLELDAAVKSGLPPSFGTKLSAILDSYLSEYDMETMYFDEGVRAAKRQQLQSSMLDHTYPAIERVMEHLHLVALNKFKSDLEQSLRNTEGFAESVRQCSQASVEEFDAGIRDTAVKHVQWDASKARNKLQEHIQAHVESIRNAKLAELKANYEKLSDAIAGPVQSILETGERDSWACIRRLYRRETENAALAFSASLSEFELDQTICSKMVSDLREHARSVVEMKAREEAGNVLMRMKERFFTVLSHDRDLMPRTWMGDEDIRSITREARLGALRLMSVMAAIRLDDKPNKIERALTTALLDGGPLSHKRSIEFASDPLASSTWEEVSPKDTLITPVQCKSIWRQFKAETEYSVAQAMSMQEAHRRSKSWLPPAWTILLLAILGYNEFMFLLRNPLYLLGLFVAFVLSYAIWLQYDITAYFRHGTLSTTLTILSRLLPTIMDIVMQIINMSHRHKHSPHPSRRPQPIHAQSFMNQTWGQPQVQYKFPDSPSSSSSSVDSNSGDDS; the protein is encoded by the exons ATGGACGCGCCGGGAGGCGTCGTCGGagtcggcggccgcggcggcgagtGCCACGCGGCGCAGGTGGTGGGCGCGGACGGCGAGATGGACGCGGCCGCCATGGAGCGGTTCGCCGCCGCCGAGGGGCTCCGGGGGCGGGGCCTCTCCTACGCCGTCGTCTCCATCCTCGGGCCCCAGGGCAGCG GGAAAAGCACCTTGCTCAACCACCTCTTCGGGACAAGCTTCAGGGAAATGGATGCCTTGAAAGGAAG GCACCAGACCACCAAGGGCATTTGGATCGCCAAGGCTGTTGGGATCGAGCCGTTCACTGTTGTGCTGGACCTGGAGGGGATGGACGGGAGGGAGCGAGGGCAG GATGATACAGCTTTCGAGAAGCAGAGTGCTCTGTTTGCTCTTGCAGTTTCAGACATTGTTATGATAAATTT GTGGTGTCATGATATTGGGCGAGAACATGCTGCTAACAGGCCTCTTTTGAGAACAGTATTTCAG ACTCCACTAGAGTACCTAACACAAGCTCTCAAGGAGGATATTCAGAAG ATATGGGACTCTGTTCAGAAACCAGAGGCTTACAAGGAAGCAGCACTTAGTGATTTCTTCAAT GTGGAGGTCACTGCTCTATCGAGTTATGAAGAGAAAGAAGAACTATTTAAGGAGCAG GTTGGACAACTAAGGCAGAGGTTTTATCATTCAACTGCACTAGGTGGTCTTGCAGCTGATAGAAGAGGTGTGGTACCTGCTTCAGGCTTCTGTCTCAGTGCACTGCAGATTTGGAAAGTAATACGTGAAAATAAGGACCTCAACCTTCCTGCTCACAAG GTCATGGTTGCTACTGTTCGATGTGAAGAGAttgcaaatgaaaagctcaaaaaCTTTTTGTCCGATAAG GGTTGGTTGGAGCTAGATGCAGCTGTAAAATCTGGTTTGCCACCAAGCTTCGGAACGAAGCTCAGTGCTATTCTTGACTCTTATCTATCAGA GTATGACATGGAAACCATGTATTTTGATGAAGGTGTAAGAGCTGCTAAGCGGCAACAATTACAATCTTCAATGCTAGAT CACACATATCCTGCTATCGAGAGAGTAATGGAGCACCTGCATCTTGTGGCTCTTAACAAATTCAAAAGTGATCTGGAACAATCATTAAGGAACACAGAGGGATTTGCAGAATCAGTTCGTCAGTGTTCTCAAGCTTCAGTGGAAGAGTTTGATGCTGGAATAAGAG ATACAGCAGTTAAACATGTGCAGTGGGATGCTTCAAAAGCTAGGAATAAACTGCAAGAGCATATACAAGCTCATGTAGAATCTATTAGGAACGCAAAATTGGCAGAACTGAAAGCTAACTATGAG AAGCTGTCAGACGCAATTGCTGGGCCTGTACAATCAATACTGGAAACTGGCGAGAGAGACTCCTGGGCATGCATTAGGAGACTATATAGGCGTGAGACTGAAAATGCTGCTCTTGCATTCTCAGCTTCCCTTTCTGAGTTTGAACTAGACCAGACAATTTGCAGTAAGATGGTCTCAGACTTGAGGGAACATGCAAGAAGCGTAGTAGAAATGAAAGCTAGAGAAGAAGCTGGAAACGTTCTGATGCGCATGAAAGAAAG GTTTTTCACTGTGTTGAGCCATGATAGGGATTTGATGCCAAGGACATGGATGGGAGATGAGGATATCCGCTCAATCACTAGAGAAGCACGCTTAGGG GCTTTAAGACTTATGTCTGTAATGGCAGCTATTCGGTTAGATGATAAACCAAACAAAATAGAACGGGCTCTGACTACTGCTCTTTTAGATGGCGGACCCCTTTCCCACAAGAGGAGCATAGAATTTGCTTCTGATCCACTTGCTTCAAGCACGTGGGAAGAG GTTTCACCAAAGGATACACTGATTACGCCAGTGCAGTGTAAATCCATCTGGAGGCAATTCAAAGCAGAGACAGAGTATTCTGTTGCACAAGCAATGTCTATGCAG GAAGCACATAGGCGTAGCAAGAGCTGGTTGCCACCTGCATGGACTATTCTGCTTCTGGCAATACTAGGCTACAACGAATTTATGTTTCTTCTTAG GAATCCATTGTACCTTCTAGGGCTCTTTGTTGCCTTTGTGTTGTCATATGCCATATGGCTGCAATATGACATCACTGCTTATTTTCGTCATGGCACG CTGTCTACTACTCTTACGATTTTATCAAGACTACTCCCCACGATCATGGACATTGTGATGCAAATAATCAATATGAGCCACAGACACAAGCATTCCCCACATCCATCTCGCCGCCCCCAACCTATCCATGCTCAGAGCTTCATGAACCAGACGTGGGGACAGCCTCAAGTGCAGTACAAGTTTCCTGACTCGCCATCCTCATCTTCCTCGTCCGTGGACTCGAATAGCGGTGATGACTCTTGA
- the LOC136485277 gene encoding putative RING-H2 finger protein ATL71: MLPGVELARRRRVHYHGDVASSSAGAAEHHYYAHAHHAAPTGVAGPALAARIRLEEKLRGAALPSTSTSPSRWSRLMRDGSGRSTPRHPRSTRRRDEQDVVPATGAEPEPESWRPAPPDPAALLQAAADMPASTRRQRRAELTRTLSKVDVCAVCLDEVREERRQRVTRLPCSHKYHSECVLPWLAIHPDCPCCRALVPSADTLVHQV, encoded by the exons ATGCTTCCGGGCGTGGAgctcgcgcggcggcggcgcgtgcacTACCACGGCGacgtggcgtcgtcgtcggcgggCGCGGCGGAGCACCACTACTACGCGCACGCCCACCACGCGGCGCCCACGGGCGTGGCGGGGCCCGCGCTGGCGGCGCGCATCCGGCTCGAGGAGAAGCTGCGCGGCGCCGCGCTGCCGTCGACGTCGACCTCGCCGTCCAG GTGGAGCAGGCTGATGCGCGACGGGTCCGGGAGGTCGACCCCGAGGCACCCTCGGAGCACCCGGCGGCGAGACGAGCAAGACGTTGTCCCGGCGACCGGCGCCGAGCCCGAGCCCGAGTCCTGGCGGCCGGCGCCTCCCGACCCAGCGGCCCTCCTGCAGGCGGCGGCGGATATGCCGGCGTCGACGCGGCGCCAGCGCCGCGCGGAGCTGACGCGGACGCTGTCGAAGGTGGACGTGTGCGCGGTGTGCCTGGACGAGGTCCGGGAGGAGCGGCGGCAGCGGGTGACGCGGCTGCCGTGCTCCCACAAGTACCACTCCGAGTGCGTCCTCCCCTGGCTCGCCATCCACCCGGACTGCCCCTGCTGCCGCGCGCTCGTGCCGTCCGCCGACACGCTCGTCCACCAAGTTTAG